Genomic window (Buchnera aphidicola (Kaburagia rhusicola ensigallis)):
TATAATACAATGAAGTTAATATACTTAAAATAAACTCAACATTAAATAAAATTTCTATTGTTACATAACTGATTTTTAAAAAAGAAAAAATTTTTATTAATTGAATCTACTACAGGTAACCTTAAATCTAATCCACTAATCTCAGATAAAATATAATTAACTCCTTTAGTTTCAATTAGATTACTCAATTGTATTGCTTCACTATCATAAAAATTTTTATAACATAATGCAGCAGCTACGCCTTTTGTTAAGTTAATGTTAGAACATTGATACTCTAAAGTTCCTAAAATAGGTTTTATCAAACGATCATTTTTACGTAATTTTCTCAAAGGATTACGACCTATTCGTATTAAATCATCAATTAAATAATCATTTCTAAACCTAGATAAAATTGAATGAATATATTTATTGTGTACAATTTTATCCCAATTATATCGCAATTCTAATACATTTCCGCTTTCACTCATAGCACCATACACAACATCATATATTCTCTTATCTAAAATAGCACTATAAACGTTACTATACCCATATAATAAACCTAAATATGCGGTAATTGCATGCCCAGTATTTAAAGTAAATAATTTTCTTTCAACGCACGCATCTAAATCATTACTTAATTGCATATCAACAATTTTAGGAATATTACCTCGAAATTGATTTATATCGCATATTAATTCTTTAAACGGTTCTACTCTTACAAATAATATATCATCCTTTCTTTTATCATTACATGATATAATTCTATCCACTACTGCATCTACAAATCCAATGTTATTCTCTAAATATTGATGATATTTTTTAGATAATAAACCTAGAACACATTTTTTTAATTCCGAACTGCAACGAAAAGAATTTTCGCACGCAATAATATTAACACAATTGTTTTTTTTTATTTCTATTTTATGTATAATTCCTTTCGAAATTACGTTCGCTAACGTATTAACATTATTTACTCCTACTGCTGTAGTAATTATATCCGATTCTGCTATGATAGATGAAATATTAGGATCATGAATATGTATAGCCTGTACTCCTTGAATTGAATCTAAAAAAAGATTTTTACTCAATATTTCAATATCATATTTGCGACGCGCATTAATAGAATTAACAATATCCTCATTAATATCAGAAAAAGTTAAATGAAATCCCGAATGTACCAATATCTGTCCAATAAATCCTCTACCTATATTCCCAGCGCCAAAATGTAATGCTTTCATCATAATTCCTAGTTATAATAATTAATAAATCTATTCCTATCACTAATTTTAAAACAACATTTATTTTGAATATTTATATTAAATTTTAAATAATTATTATTAAGTATTTCGAGAAAATAATCTTAATACATCACTAACGCAACTAGTATTAGACAAATGTTTAATTACTTTACTATCATCTAAAATACTCGTAATATTACTTACTACTGTAACATGTTCGTTATTACGAGCTGCAATACCAATTACTAAAAAAGCAATATCATCTGGGTAATCTCCAAAACGTACACCTTTTGGAAATTGACAAAAAATAGCTCCAGTTTTCAATATAGAATCTTTTGCTGCTATAGTTCCATGAGGTAAAGCTATTGATTCTCCTAACCAAGTAGACATGATTTCTTCTCTTTCTAACATTGCTGTAATATATTCTTCTTTTACATATCCCTGATTTACTAATTGCATACCTATGAATTTAATAGCTTCCTCTTTATTTCTAGCAGTTTGATTGAGAAATATATTCTGTTCAGTAAAATAAAATAAACTATTATTTGGCCCTACTTCTGTTTTTTCTTTTAATGTAGTATTTTCTACTAAATCAGTAGAATCGCAAATGTTTCTTGTAATTAAATAACTTCCTAATGCTTCATAAAAATCATTATCTAAAAAATTATTTAAAGATAAGTGCTGAGATTTAGGGTGTTGTATCTTTGCTCGTGCAGTGAGATTCTTATGTGTAATCACTAAATCAATGTCATTAGGAATTGAATCAATAGCAAAATTAGCCACAACAACATTAATATTTAAGTTATTTAATTTCTTTCTTAATATTCCTGCTCCTATTGCGCTAGATCCCATACCTGCATCGCAAGCAACAACTATATTTTTTACTTGTTTAGAAAAATTGAGATTACTACTACTAATTTCTCTCATACTATGATTCAA
Coding sequences:
- a CDS encoding mannitol-1-phosphate 5-dehydrogenase gives rise to the protein MKALHFGAGNIGRGFIGQILVHSGFHLTFSDINEDIVNSINARRKYDIEILSKNLFLDSIQGVQAIHIHDPNISSIIAESDIITTAVGVNNVNTLANVISKGIIHKIEIKKNNCVNIIACENSFRCSSELKKCVLGLLSKKYHQYLENNIGFVDAVVDRIISCNDKRKDDILFVRVEPFKELICDINQFRGNIPKIVDMQLSNDLDACVERKLFTLNTGHAITAYLGLLYGYSNVYSAILDKRIYDVVYGAMSESGNVLELRYNWDKIVHNKYIHSILSRFRNDYLIDDLIRIGRNPLRKLRKNDRLIKPILGTLEYQCSNINLTKGVAAALCYKNFYDSEAIQLSNLIETKGVNYILSEISGLDLRLPVVDSINKNFFFFKNQLCNNRNFI